A genomic region of Vicia villosa cultivar HV-30 ecotype Madison, WI unplaced genomic scaffold, Vvil1.0 ctg.001709F_1_1, whole genome shotgun sequence contains the following coding sequences:
- the LOC131636380 gene encoding uncharacterized protein LOC131636380, translated as MDRKSRKDRYPDLYRLSTEKDVSVREAIKSEGGGSVWNGKWDSLLEGKNVRYEEEIRDKVQGISLRDGTKDKWRWHKNVYSVKEAYSVIMERRVTQIVVNRELAVVWNRLVPHKVSVLIWRIWQNKIPSRENLVKRGILPQSHVTCPYGFLCEENVAHVFFECPEVLTVWSEVYQWLGFLYVSHNSAVQNFVQGMIKFSKLENNATQMEWKQFSYCVELDKVEGQSWWLYDDMLLVLVEFWMQPGWLKVVIQFGTGDFSHAFGGGIAGISTNFMVVV; from the exons ATGGACAGGAAAAGTCGTAAGGATAGATACCCCGACCTGTATAGGCTATCTACTGAGAAGGACGTTTCTGTTAGGGAGGCAATTAAGAGCGAAGGCGGTGGATCAGTTTGGAATGGGAAATGGGATAGTTTGTTAGAGGGGAAAAACGTTAGGTATGAGGAAGAAATTAGAGATAAGGTCCAGGGTATCTCTTTGAGGGATGGTACTAAAGACAAGTGGAGGTGGCATAAGAACGTATACTCAGTTAAAGAAGCCTATTCGGTGATCATGGAAAGGAGAGTTACCCAAATAGTAGTAAACAGGGAGTTAGCGGTTGTTTGGAATAGACTTGTTCCGCATAAAGTGTCGGTGTTGATTTGGAGAATATGGCAAAACAAAATTCCAAGTAGAGAGAATTTAGTCAAAAGGGGAATCTTACCACAATCTCACGTAACATGTCCGTATGGCTTCTTATGCGAGGAAAATGTTGCGCATGTTTTCTTCGAGTGTCCGGAAGTGCTAACCGTATGGAGCGAGGTGTATCAATGGTTAGGTTTTTTATATGTTTCTCACAATTCCGCTGTGCAGAATTTTGTCCA AGGAATGATAAAGTTTTCAAAACTAGAGAACAATGCAACACAAATGGAGTGGAAGCAATTCAGTTATTGTGTTGAATTGGATAAAGTCGAAGGTCAAAG TTGGTGGTTGTATGATGACATGCTTTTAGTACTGGTAGAATTCTGGATGCAACCAGGTTGGTTAAAGGTGGTTATTCAGTTTGGCACAGGTGATTTTTCTCATGCTTTTGGAGGCGGAATCGCGGGAATATCGACTAATTTTATGGTGGTTGTTTGA
- the LOC131636381 gene encoding uncharacterized protein LOC131636381, whose protein sequence is MARPFDKISEINETNALWKLAVRIQHKWKVATSNLEHFEMVVIDKMGHDVHVVVSSMLMKSFDAVLLVDINYVIGVVDEVGYTQKKMGGKKAQVNLILRDLGNNTLHCTLWEGYVTIYSTSNKRISGKYT, encoded by the exons ATGGCTCGTCCCTTTGACAAGATAAGTGAAATTAATGAAACCAATGCGTTGTGGAAGTTGGCCGTCAGAATACAACACAAATGGAAGGTTGCGACATCTAACCTTGAACATTTTGAAATGGTGGTGATTGATAAAATG GGCCATGATGTTCACGTGGTTGTTTCATCCATGTTGATGAAATCATTTGACGCTGTGTTGTTGGTTGACATTAATT ACGTTATTGGGGTGGTGGATGAAGTAGGCTACACACAGAAGAAAATGGGTGGGAAGAAAGCCCAGGTTAACTTGATCTTACGTGATTTGGG GAATAACACACTTCATTGTACGTTATGGGAAGGATATGTAACAATTTATTCAACTTCAAATAAGAGAATTTCTGGAAAAtacacatga